From the Candidatus Micrarchaeum acidiphilum ARMAN-2 genome, the window CCTTCAACCTGAGCGGGGACAAGCTGCACACGATGTACTGGAACAACATGGCTCCCGAAGGCAAGGGCGGCAGCACACCTGGAGGAAAGCTTGCAGACATGATAACCGAGCAGTACGGCAGCTTCGACAAATTCAAGAAGATTTTCACCGAAGCAGCAAATTCAAACCCAGGCACGGGCTGGGCGGTGCTCAACTACGACAAGGAGAACGGAAACCTTCAGATCATGACTGTGGAGAACCACTTCATGAACCATCTGGCAGAGATGCCCGTGATCCTGATAGTGGACGAGTTCGAGCACGCATACTACCTGCAGTACAAGAACAAGCGCGGCGACTACCTGACCAACTGGTGGAACCTGGTCAACTGGGACGACGCCGAGAAAAGGCTTGAGAAGCACCTGCAGTGAAGGCTCAGGCTAATTTTTAATATTTGTTTTCTGTCTGCCTTTTTGGCAAAAATGGGGCCCGGCCCCATTGGCCAAGCCGATCATTTTGCAACCTTTCCTGAGTCTGCCGCGCTGCTTTCTTCAGAACCCTGTTCTTCGCGCAGCATCTTATTGTACTTCCTGATCCTATGCGCAGTAATGGCTATCGTTATCCCGCCAAGCACTGCCATTGCCGCGCCGCCTAAAAGTGCGTCCGTGAACCACGCAGGATGCACGAAATAGACGTGACCGTTCACATAATAGCTGAAATTCGCATCAATGCCGGGGTTGTGCTGCGTCAATTCAAATGTGTATGTTGACTGCCCAAGCGGCCCTTTTACCGTAAGCAGCTGGCCTGCACTTATTGTGTAATTGCCGACAACGTTGTTGTTGTTTATAATTTCAATAGTCCACTGATTTGTAGCAGAATTATAACTAAGGCCCTTGAAATCTATATTGCCGACTCCAAATGTCCAGCCTGACATTTGCGATGTTAAACCGCTCCCACCCAGGCTCACCGGCTTCGTTACCATCTTGACTTTATCCAAAAACGAGTAGACTGCAGTTCCCGCACCTGCAACTAGCAAGCCCAATCCGGCTGCGAGCGAGCCAGACCTGTACGTCTTGCGGCTGCCTTTAGGGCTTCCTTCAGTCTGCTGAACGCTCCCGTCTTCCAATGAAGATGCAGCCGTGCTCCGAGGTTTTTCCTTTCGAACCATATTCTCACCTTCTTGATAAAAATAGTAGCATTGCCTCATATTTATAGCTTTTGGCATCATACACATCCTTTTCCAAACCCTGCATCAAAAACAATAAATATCTAAAAAACCCTATAAGCCGATTAAGGGTGTAACAATGCAGGCAGGTTTTGGAAAGAACAGCGCAAAAAGCGCCGAGGCAAGGCAGGAGGCAAATCTTCTCAATAGCTTTGAAGGAAAGGTGTGGTTAAGGAACTTTTACGGCTCCCCGATAAGGAAGAATCTCAGCGACAGGAAAATAGACGCGAGGAGCACTACTCACCTGTCCCAGGCAGACGTTGAAGAGATGTTTGCCGCAGGAAAAAGGGACTTCAGGTATTTCATACTTAGAAACATCGATTTTTCGGGCAAGGATCTCACAGGCGCCAACTTTGACAACTGCGACCTAAGGGGCTCGAGTTTTGTAGGCTCCAAGCTCAACAGCACAAGCTTCAACAACGCCAACCTCAAGCTTGCAAACTTCAAGGATTCAAAAATAGAGAATTCGTCAATGGAAATGGCAAAGCTCGACGGCTCAAGTTTCGAAAATGTGGACCTGCGCAGGGTAAAAATTACCATCCTTCCAATGCAGAATGTCAATTTCAAAGGCGCAAACCTAAGCCACCAGAAGCTGCGCGATCCACTAAACTGCAATTTTGACGGTGCAAATCTGGCAGGCGCAAAGCTATTCAAAGGCTTTGGTGTGGCACACAAGCTGGAAGAGGCAGATACTGCGTGGCTGCTGATGCTGGGCAGGAAACCAGAAAAAGAGAAACCGCCACGCACACATGGGGCAAGATTGAGTTTTAA encodes:
- a CDS encoding pentapeptide repeat protein — encoded protein: MQAGFGKNSAKSAEARQEANLLNSFEGKVWLRNFYGSPIRKNLSDRKIDARSTTHLSQADVEEMFAAGKRDFRYFILRNIDFSGKDLTGANFDNCDLRGSSFVGSKLNSTSFNNANLKLANFKDSKIENSSMEMAKLDGSSFENVDLRRVKITILPMQNVNFKGANLSHQKLRDPLNCNFDGANLAGAKLFKGFGVAHKLEEADTAWLLMLGRKPEKEKPPRTHGARLSFKGADLTGAELSGFNFEETNFEDAIMNGTVFKSCTGFNGANVKGTKLEGSDLLSYDNSGFEYIV
- a CDS encoding Superoxide dismutase; protein product: MADEQIQYKGLKKYELPPLPYKIDGLEPYISKDIVDVHYNGHHKGYVNTANSLVDRLNGIIKGDITSYDIHGLIRNMTFNLSGDKLHTMYWNNMAPEGKGGSTPGGKLADMITEQYGSFDKFKKIFTEAANSNPGTGWAVLNYDKENGNLQIMTVENHFMNHLAEMPVILIVDEFEHAYYLQYKNKRGDYLTNWWNLVNWDDAEKRLEKHLQ